The following are encoded in a window of Bemisia tabaci unplaced genomic scaffold, PGI_BMITA_v3 genomic DNA:
- the LOC109042649 gene encoding uncharacterized protein encodes MVKKTLQEQGVFIPPVVKDIGRITITKRTKVKDKFRRISVKGTYVFIPMRKVLTLLFQQEGVLEGVMKYLQKLDNDDNVISNFVQSQCWINTRTSDEETGITLPLEIFNDDLEVGNPLGSHAGKNKVNATYFSIPCFVREVKSSLNYVFLAYLTHSFNLKYFNLKTVFKDLIAELNYLAETGITVTLENHNIRIFFQFCALCGDNLGLNTLGGFCQSFSKSEFCCRICLANRNTRRTMSKEDPTLLRTKENYRAGVNLQDPTKNGIKEECVFNSVKNFHIVDNCLVDVFHDIFEGVAQYDLYFLLQYYIFTAERFSVATFNHRLEVFDFGSSDIPNKPPPLPLDFKKKKKLRLSGCETACLLKFLGLLIGELVPPDDNVWELYLALRRIVDLALSPSFSTKSYELLALYVQEHNRLYVHLTKKALPFKFHNLVHYPRLIAKFGPLIHFSVEGYERGHGPVKCVSNSVTSRKNICLTIANKVMMKFGRNLLKNEYAKKRFLAGPNRNRTRKDYDTFFAELDKYIFTTSFPEILRERSTIRTNWVQLHGTKYCIGMTLYLAIDEETSFPIFGLIQNIFVSAAGKVYFLLKNFQTLAFSEKFYSFRLIIVDSYSVCSQDELHDFRPHNAAAPAMLPDSNLYYVSLLFNS; translated from the coding sequence ATGGTAAAAAAGACCTTACAAGAACAAGGTGTATTTATTCCACCTGTGGTTAAAGATATTGGCAGAATCACCATCACTAAAAGAACCAAGGTAAAAGATAAATTCCGTAGAATTTCCGTCAAAGGGACGTATGTTTTCATCCCAATGAGGAAGGTTTTAACGTTACTCTTCCAGCAAGAAGGTGTTCTTGAAGGTGTCAtgaaatatttgcaaaaattagaTAATGATGATaatgtaatttcaaattttgtgcagAGTCAGTGTTGGATTAACACTCGTACATCTGACGAAGAAACAGGTATCACTCTGCCTTTGGAAATATTTAATGATGACCTAGAAGTAGGAAATCCTCTGGGCAGTCATGCTGGCAAAAACAAAGTCAACGcaacttatttttcaattcCTTGTTTTGTTCGTGAAGTTAAATCTTCACTGAATTATGTTTTCCTAGCTTATTTGACTCATTcctttaatttgaaatatttcaatttaaaaactgtGTTTAAAGATTTAATTGCCGAACTAAATTATCTTGCCGAAACTGGAATCACTGTCACTCTTGAGAATCACAATAtcagaattttctttcaattttgtgCTCTTTGCGGAGATAATCTTGGACTCAATACTTTGGGTGGGTTTTgtcaaagtttttcaaaaagtgagttCTGCTGTCGTATCTGTCTAGCTAACAGAAATACACGTCGGACCATGTCCAAGGAAGATCCTACTTTACTgagaacaaaagaaaattacaggGCAGGGGTTAATTTACAAGATCCCACTAAAAATGGTATTAAGGAAGAATGTGTATTTAACAGCGTCAAGAATTTTCACATAGTTGATAATTGTTTGGTCGAcgtttttcatgatatttttgaAGGCGTGGCGCAGTACGACCTCTATTTCTTACTccaatattacattttcacagCTGAAAGATTTTCTGTAGCTACTTTTAATCATAGGCTGGAAGTTTTTGATTTTGGGTCTTCAGACATTCCTAACAAGCCTCCTCCACTCCCGCTtgattttaagaagaaaaagaaattaagacTATCTGGATGTGAAACGGCGTGTCTTCTTAAATTCCTTGGTCTCTTGATAGGAGAATTAGTTCCCCCTGATGACAACGTCTGGGAGCTCTACCTTGCATTACGGAGAATTGTAGACTTGGCCTTAAGTCCGTCATTCAGCACCAAATCTTATGAGCTGCTAGCACTTTATGTGCAAGAGCACAATAGACTTTATGTACACCTGACGAAAAAAGCCTTGCCATTCAAATTTCACAATCTTGTCCATTACCCACGTTTAATTGCTAAATTTGGGCCTCTAATTCATTTTTCAGTTGAAGGATACGAAAGGGGGCATGGCCCTGTCAAATGCGTTTCGAATAGTGTAACCTCCCGCAAAAATATCTGTCTAACAATTGCTAACAAAGTTATGATGAAATTTGGTCGTAATCTCCTAAAAAATGAGTATGCTAAAAAAAGATTCCTAGCGGGACCAAATAGAAATAGAACACGCAAAGACTATGACACTTTTTTTGCAGAACTAGACAAATACATTTTTACAACTTCCTTTCCAGAAATTTTAAGAGAGAGAAGTACTATTCGAACCAACTGGGTTCAACTCCACGGAACAAAGTATTGCATTGGCATGACACTGTATTTAGCTATAGATGAGGAAAcaagttttccaatttttggtcTTATTCAGAACATTTTTGTAAGCGCTGCTGggaaagtttattttcttctgaaaaactTCCAGACTTTAgctttcagtgaaaaattttattcatttagaCTTATTATCGTTGACTCTTACTCTGTGTGCAGTCAAGATGAGCTTCATGACTTTCGCCCACACAATGCTGCGGCACCAGCAATGCTACCTGACAGCAATTTGTACTATGTCTCTTTACTTTTTAACTCTTAA